One window from the genome of Spirosoma rhododendri encodes:
- a CDS encoding CocE/NonD family hydrolase, translating to MKQILMLTLATCLTIVAGLAAAQTPSSTRYARQEVLIPMRDGVRLNTVIFTPKTAGEPLPLLLTRTPYGVSDRDAPDQQAYTRPLSDEGYIFVAQDIRGRYKSEGTFQMQRFSRNPADPKAIDESTDTYDTIEWLLKNAPNNNGKVGMYGGSYDGWTSVMGAIDPHPALKAISEQASPADMWLGDDFHHQGAFRLSYGFEYAFMEEAARTDTLFPFGVYDTYDWYLKLGALLNVNKTYFHGKLPTWNDFVSHPNYDEFWRKQGLASRIGKPKVAIQNVAGWWDQEDFYGPVTAYQLWEKGDDKRQNHLVVGPWNHGGWARGDGRKLGNISFDTTTAVDFRQRMFAPWFAHHLKGKGEGNFPEVTSFQTGRNQWKTYTQWPPAGTVKRKLYLRENGQLSFEKPTAGTGVDNYISDPAHPVPYRSRPIEQTYGPGSRWFTWLTEDQRFVQNRPDVLSWQTEPLSEDVAVTGTLLARLFAATTGSDADWVVKLIDVYPETYPREPKMAGYQFMVANDILRGRFYKSFEKPQPLQPDKVETFTVDLHSLDHVFLKGHRIMVQVQSSWFPLIDRNPQRYIPNIFAATEADFQKATHRIFRSATQPSHLELSIMPR from the coding sequence ATGAAGCAAATTCTAATGCTTACCCTGGCTACCTGCCTGACTATTGTCGCCGGACTGGCCGCTGCCCAGACGCCTTCCTCAACCCGCTACGCCCGGCAGGAAGTGCTGATTCCGATGCGCGATGGCGTCAGGCTCAACACTGTCATTTTCACGCCAAAAACAGCCGGGGAGCCACTACCCCTTCTCCTCACCCGGACGCCTTACGGTGTAAGCGACAGAGATGCCCCCGACCAGCAGGCATACACCCGACCGCTGTCCGATGAAGGCTATATTTTCGTAGCGCAGGACATCCGGGGCCGGTACAAATCGGAGGGAACGTTTCAGATGCAGCGGTTTTCGCGCAACCCTGCCGACCCGAAAGCCATCGACGAAAGCACCGACACCTACGACACCATTGAGTGGTTGCTCAAAAACGCACCAAACAACAACGGCAAGGTGGGCATGTATGGTGGTTCATACGACGGTTGGACAAGTGTAATGGGTGCCATTGATCCGCACCCGGCGCTGAAAGCGATTTCGGAGCAGGCCAGCCCCGCCGATATGTGGCTGGGCGACGATTTTCATCATCAGGGGGCTTTTCGGCTGAGCTACGGATTTGAGTACGCATTCATGGAAGAAGCCGCCAGAACCGATACGCTTTTCCCGTTTGGTGTATACGATACCTACGACTGGTACTTGAAGCTAGGGGCACTCCTTAATGTCAACAAAACGTATTTCCATGGTAAGCTACCCACCTGGAACGACTTCGTCAGTCACCCCAACTATGACGAATTCTGGCGTAAACAGGGGCTTGCCAGTCGAATTGGCAAACCCAAAGTAGCGATTCAGAACGTAGCTGGCTGGTGGGATCAGGAAGATTTTTACGGCCCCGTTACGGCCTACCAGCTTTGGGAGAAAGGTGACGATAAGCGGCAGAATCACCTGGTTGTCGGCCCCTGGAATCATGGTGGCTGGGCGCGGGGAGATGGCCGTAAGCTGGGTAACATCAGCTTCGATACCACCACCGCTGTCGACTTCCGACAACGTATGTTTGCGCCGTGGTTCGCGCACCACCTGAAGGGCAAAGGTGAGGGTAATTTCCCCGAAGTCACTTCATTTCAAACGGGCCGGAATCAGTGGAAGACATACACCCAATGGCCCCCGGCAGGTACCGTCAAACGTAAGCTGTATCTGCGGGAGAATGGGCAACTGTCGTTTGAAAAACCTACTGCTGGGACTGGTGTCGACAATTACATCTCTGATCCGGCTCACCCGGTGCCGTACCGGTCCCGGCCGATTGAACAGACGTACGGACCCGGCTCTCGCTGGTTTACGTGGCTGACCGAGGATCAGCGGTTCGTGCAAAATCGTCCTGATGTATTGAGTTGGCAAACCGAACCGCTGTCTGAAGACGTCGCCGTAACAGGCACCCTACTGGCCCGACTGTTTGCCGCCACCACGGGCAGCGACGCCGATTGGGTAGTTAAACTGATCGACGTTTACCCGGAAACCTATCCCAGGGAGCCTAAAATGGCTGGCTATCAATTTATGGTCGCCAACGATATTCTGCGCGGCCGATTCTACAAAAGCTTCGAAAAACCGCAGCCCTTACAGCCCGACAAAGTCGAAACGTTTACGGTCGACCTGCATTCGCTCGACCATGTGTTCCTCAAAGGTCACCGGATTATGGTGCAGGTACAAAGCAGCTGGTTTCCATTGATCGACCGAAATCCGCAGCGGTATATACCCAACATCTTTGCAGCTACGGAGGCTGACTTCCAGAAGGCAACGCACCGTATTTTTCGCTCTGCTACACAACCGTCGCATCTGGAACTAAGCATCATGCCGCGTTGA